From the genome of Streptomyces sp. NBC_01304:
GGTCGGGCCGTTCGGCGAGACTGACGATGTGCAGACCGGTGACGGGCATGGCGGACCTCCAGAAGTGGTGCGGGGAACAAGGGAGTTGGGTCAGTCGGCCAGCCGTCGGGCGGGCAGCGGCCCGGTCTTCAGGGCCGTGCCGTGGTCCGGGCTGTGCAGCAGGTCGAGGTAGTGGGCGCGGGGGACGGGGCGGGCGCCGAGGAGCCGGACGTGGTCGCCGTCGTACTGGACGTCGACGGCCGTGCCGCCCGCCTCGGCCAGGCGTCGGGTCAGGTCGACGACCGCGACCTTGCCCGCCCCGCTGCGCAGCGTGAACTGGGAATCGGCGCTGAACACCGGCCCGACCCGGACGCCGAAGGTCCCGCCGACGAGTTCGCGGCCCTCCCAGACCTCCACGCTGTGCGCGTAGCCCGCCTGGTGCAGGCGGACCATGGCGGCGAGGAGTTCGTCGGTGAGCCAGCGTTCGGTGCGGCCCGTGCGGCACTGGCGCACCACCCGCTCGAAGCAGACGTCGACGGTCGTCGTCCACTGCGGGCCCTGCCTCAACTGGCGGCGCAGGCTGCGCTGCACACGGGCCCGGTCGACGAGGATGAGCGGCCGCGGATCGGGGGAGCACCAGGCGACCGCGTACGGCTCGGTCGAGCCGGGCAGCAGCTTCACCCGGCCCGCCGCGACCTCCGGTTCGTAGCTGATCTCGTTGATGAGGCGGTGTTCGGGGCCCTCGGCGGGGAACGGGTAGAGCCCTTGCCGGTACGCGCCGAGCAGGGTCTCGGGGCGCAGGTCGTCGCCGAACGCGACGGGGCCCTCGGGCGGGGCCGCTCTCAAGTCGATTGCTGACCAAGGGGACTTGGGGCGGGGGCGGGACAGGCTCGCGATCAGCATGGTCGTCCTCCCGGCGCCGGAGCCTCGTGGGTGCGGTTCACCGGTGTCGACCGGTTCATCGGTTGGGGCTGGTTCAGCGGTTTTCGGCGGCTCGCCGGTTCGGGGCGGCTCACAGGAACTCGATGTCGGTCAGGTAGCGGATGTAGCGGTCGAGCATCTCGGCGTCCACCGGCGGGATGTCGATGCCGCTGCCGTGCAGCGCCGCCTCCACGTTGTCGCGGGTGAAGTGGGGGAACGTCGCCTCCAGGTACATCTCCGCGACGCTCATCACGCCGGTGGAGTCGCGGTCGATGAACAGCGGCGCGAACGGCGTCATGGGGTGTCCGGGCTCCTCGACCGCGATGCGCACCACTTCGTCGAGCCATTCGTCCCAGCCGACCTCGCGGATCTCGTGGTCGTGGGCGCGCAGCCGCTCGGTGAGCAGGGAGACGTTCACCTTGCCGGGGTTGGTGAGGTGGTAGACCTCGCCCGTGGGCGGCTCGGCGCGGGCGGCGATGTGGGCGACCGCCGCCGCGAAGAGGTCCACCGGCGTGTAGTCCAGGGGGAGTTCGGCGACGGGCGCGGTGCCGGTGTCGACGATGAACTTCTTCATCGCGCACATCTCGGTCGCCGTGTTCCAGGCTCCGGTGGCCCGGTCGCCGGAGATGTCGGCGGCCCGGTAGATCGCGACCGGGAGGCCCGCCTTCGCGGCGTTCTGCAGGAGTGCCTCGGCGACCCACTTGCTCTCCACGTAGCCGACGGAGAGGTGGTCGGCGTGCGCCGCCGGGGTCTGCTCGGTGACGTGGTGGACGCCCGCGGTGCCGAAGCCGGAGATCACCGCCATGGTGGAGGTGTAGTGCACGGGCGCGTTGCGGTAGCGGGCGGCCATCCGGATGATCTCGCGGGTGCCCTCGACGTTGGCCGGGCGCATGTGGGAGTAGGGGTAGATGAAGTTGACGAGGCCGCCGGGGTGGTGGATCACGTCGACGAGGGCGGCGAGCGCGTCGAACTGCGGCTCGCTCAGGCCGAGTCGGGGCGCGGCCAGGTCGCCGGGGACGGCGACGATCCGGTCCCGGTACTCCCCCAGGTCGCCTTGGAGGTAGTGCCGGGCGTTGGCCGTCAGGCGGGCCCGTGCGTGGGCCGTGTCGTCGGCCCGGACCAGGCAGTGGACGGTGGCGTCGGTGGTGGTGAGCAGTTCCCGCAGGAGGTAGATCCCGAGGAAGCCGGTGGCTCCGGTGAGGAAGATGTGGGCCGGGCGCCGCCAGTTGGCGGGGTCGGCCGGGGCGGGTTCGACGGTGACGCCGAGTTCGGCCTCGGCGGTGAAGTCGACGCGCTTGGCGTCGTCGCCTTCGAGGGAGCCGGCCCGCGCCGACTCCACGGCGGCGCTGAACCCGCGCAGCGTCGCGTCCTGCAGCAGCAGCCGGATCAGCGGGCGGACCTGGGTGATCAGGACGCCGAGGGAGGCCCGGACCTTCGCGAGGAGTTCCGCGGCGAGGATCGAATTGCCGCCGAGGTCGAAGAAGTTGTCCTCCGGTGCGACCTGCTCCATGTCGAGGACCTGGCGCCACAGACCGGCCACGATCCGCTCGACCATGGTGCTGCCGCCCGCCTCGTCGGGCCCCTCGCTCCCGGATGCGGTGGGCTCGGGCTCCGGGAGGGCGGCCAGGTCGACCTTGCCGTGCGTCGTCAGGGGCAGCTCGGGCAGCAGGACGAAGGCGGCCGGGACCATGTAGTCGGGCAGGCGCTCGGCGACGTACGCCCTCAACTCCCGTATCGTCGGCGGAACTTCGTCGATGCGCGCGGCCGTGCAGTACGCGGCGATCGCCGTGTCACCGCCCCGGCCGTACGTCGTCACCGCGGCGTCCGCGATCAGGTCGTGCCCGGTGAGCGTGGCCTCGATCTCGGCCGGTTCGACGCGGAAGCCGCGCACCTTGAGCTGGCGGTCGGCCCGCCCGGCGATCTCCAGATTGCCGTCCCGCGTCCAGCCGCCGAGGTCGCCGGTGCGGTACATGCGGGCGCCGGGGCGCTCCGGGTCCGGCACGAACCGGCCGCGCTCGGCGTCCGGCGACAGATAGCCGAGGGCGACGCCGGAGCCGGCTATGTATATCTCGCCGCGCTCCCCGGCGGGCACGGGCCGCAGGTCCTCGCCGAGGACGTGGACGGTGGTGCCGGGCAGCGGGCGGCCGACGGGGGCCGGGCCGCTCGCGGGCAGCACCTGCTCGGTGATCTCCATGGTGGTGGAGGTGATGGTCGTCTCGGTCAGGCCGTAGGCGTTGACCAGGCGCGAGGCGGGCAGCAGGCGCAGGGCGGTACGGCAGTCCTCGGCGTGCACGGCGCTGCCGCCGACGATGGTGAGACGGACCGGCAACTCGGCGGGGGCCCGGTCGAGTTCGGCGAGGAACGCGCGCCAGTAGGAGGGGGTGAGGTCCATGACCGTGACCCCGCGTCCGGCCAGCTGTCCGGCGAGTTCGCTGGGGGCCCAGAGGCGGTCGGGGAGGATCAACGTCGCGCCGTTGAGCAGCGTGACGAGGGTCTGCTCGATGGCGGTGTCGAAGGTGATGGCCGCGAACTGCAGCACCCGGCCGCCGGGGCCGATCCCGTAGGACGTGTTGATCTCGGCGAGGAGGTGGGCAAGGGACGCGTGGCCGACGCGTACGCCCTTGGGGGTGCCGGTGGAGCCGGAGGTGTAGATGAGGTACGCGAGGTCGTCGGGCGAGTCGTCAAGTGGCTTAGGTGATCGGCCAGTTGGCGCACCGTCGCCCCCCACCGGAAGCGGCTCGGCCACTGGACCGGGCTCGATCACCGGCAGGCCGGCACCGACAGGTATCCGCTCCCGCCCCTCGGCCCCGGCGATGACGGCCGCGCACCCGGCCTCCGCGAGGAACCCCGCCAGGCGCTGCTCGGGTGCCCCGGGCTCCACCGGCAGATACGCCGCCCCCGCCTTGAACGTCGCGAGCATCGACACGATCAGATCGATGGAGCGCTCCAGGTGCACCAGCACCACCGAGCCCCGGCGCACCCCTGCGGCCCGCAGGCGGTGAGCCAACTGATCTGCTCGCGCGTCGAGTTCGGCGTACGTGATCCGCTGATCGCCCTGCTCCACCGCACTCGCGTCGGGCTGCTCCGCGGCGCGCAGGGCGAAGCTCTCGTGGACTGAGGTCTTCCCGTCGTTGGCCATGGGTCCTCTCGGGTCGTCTTGCTATGACCCGGCGAGGAAACCCTACCCCGGTAGGGTGTGTCAATGATCGTCGGCCACACTTCATCAGGTCGGCACGGGCCGCTCAACTCCCCGATCCGGTTGCCCCATCGGCCCGCGACAATGCCCCGGCGGCGGATTCCCGGCGGTTCGGCCGACACCGCCCGGCGCGCCCTTCCCCCTCACCCGCCTTACGGACGGCGGCATTTGGGGTCATCCGTCGACCTGGAAGGAGCCGGCAGAAAGCGCTTCCCCGGAACCTGCTCGAGGCCCTACCGTTCCCCCATGCCACCAGTCACTCTGCTAGTTGTCGGCGCCGGCGATCGCGGTACCGGGCACGCCCGTTGGGCCCTCGGCCATCCGGACCGCGCGAAGGTCATCGGCGTCGCCGAACCCCGCGAGGTGCGCCGGACGAGGCTCGTCGAGGAGCACGGCATCGAGCCGGCGAACGTGGTGGCCGACTGGAAGGAGTTCACCGCCCGCGGCAAGATCGCCGACGCCGTGCTGATCTGCACCCAGGACCGCCAACACGTGGAGCCCGCGGCGGCGTTCGCCGCCCTCGGCTACGACATCATGCTCGAGAAGCCGATGGCCCTGGACGAGGAGTCCTGCCGGGAGATCGTGAGCGCGGTGGAGCGCGCCGGGGTGCTGCTCGCCGTGGGGCATGTGCTGCGCTACACCCCGTACACCCGGGCACTCAAGGACATCGTCGACTCCGGGCGGATCGGCAAGGTCATGAGCGTCCAGCACCTGGAGCCGGTCGGCTTCTGGCATCAAGCGCATTCGTACGTACGCGGCAATTGGCGCCGCGCCGACGAGGCGACCTCGATGCTCATGGCCAAGTCCTGCCACGACCTGGACTGGCTGCAGTACGTCGTCGGGCAGCCGCCGTCCCGGGTCTCCAGCTTCGGCAGCCTCTCCCACTTCACCGCGGAGAACCGGCCGGCCGGGGCGGCCGACCGCTGTCTGGACTGCCCGTCCTCGGTGGAGGCGTCCTGCCCGTACTCGGCGAAGCGACTGTACGGCGGGAAGCTGGAGCGGCAGGAACTGCACTGGCCGCTGAGCGTGGTCGTCGACGAGTTCACGTCCGACGCACTCCAAGTCGCCCTGCGCGAGGGCCCGTACGGCCGGTGCGTGTACGCCTGCGACAACGACGTGGTCGACCACCAGGTGGTGAACATGGAGTTCGCCGACGGCGCGACGGCCTCCTTCACCATGACCGCCTTCGCCGAACTCGCGAATCGCAGCACGCGGATCTTCGGCACGCACGGGGAGCTGTCGGGGGACGGGGAGACCATCCGGGTCTACGACTTCGCGACGCGTACGGAGGAGGTCGTCGACCCCGATCCCGGAGGGGAGATGAGTGCGGCGGGCGGGCACGGTGGAGGTGACGCGGGGCTCATGGACGCGTTCGTCGAGGCCGTCGCGACGAAGTCTCCCGACGCCATCAGGTCGGGGCCCCGCGACTCCCTGGCCAGCCATCTCGCCGTGCTCGCGGCCGAGCGGGCCCGGATTTCCGGGACGGTCGAGGACGTCCCGAGCCTGAGCTGAGCACGACGAGCACGATCAGCACGACCAGCACGACGGCATGGCGAAGGGGCGGGCATCACTCGGTGCCCGCCCCCTCCTGGGCACGGCTCAACTCTTCGACCAGGCCCGCCCGTCCAGCGTCCAGTGCGAGTCCGGGACCCTGCCCAGCGAGGCGAAGACCTGGGCCGCGACGTCCTCGTGGTGCAGGGGGCGGTCGGGCGGGCCTGCGGCCATGTCCGGGCCCGCGCAGGCGATCCAGGCCGTTTCCTCCAGGTCGGAGCGGCCGCCGTGGCCGCCCTCGGGGCGGTGGCCGTGGTCGGTGACGACGATGATCGTCCAGTCCTCCGCCTCGTACGTCACCCGGTCGCGGACGGCCGCGACGAGCCGGCCGAGGCGGGCGTCGGCGCGTACGATCGCGTCCTTGTACTCCTGGCCGCAGCCAAGGACATGGCCGGTCTCGTCGACCGCGCCCAGGTAGACGAAGGCCGCCTCGGGGTGGTCCTCGGTGAGGACGCGTTCCGCGTCCGTGGTGATCAACTCGTCGGTGTCGTCCCAGGCTTCGGGGGTGTCGGCGGGCGCCGCGGCATAGCTCATGCGGGCGGGCTCGCGGAACATCGGGCCGCCGTTGTTGACCGTGAGGAGCGGCTGCCAGCCCGCGGCGACGTAGGTGTGGCGGGCGTCCTGCAGGTGCAGGCGGGTGGTGAAGTCGGGGAAGATCTGCAGGCGGTTGCCGGTGAAGTCGTTGGACCACACGGCGTGCTTGTCGACGCGTACGCCGGTGACGATCGTCGCCCAGCAGGGGCCCGACATGGTGGGGGTGCCCGGGTCGATGGTGACCGGGGCGAGGAAGCCGGCCGCCGCGATGGCGTCGAGGTGCGGGGTCGCGGCGGTGGCGAGGGTGTCCAGGCGTACGCCGTCGATGCCTACGACGAGCACGTGCCGGGAGCGGGTGGCTTCGGGCATGGGGGAGGTTCCGATCTGGCGCGGGGAAGGCGGCGGCGGGTCAGGCCGAGAGGTGCAGCGTGCTCGGGTCGACGCCGTGCCGGAACGGCAATCCCTCGGCATATCGGGCGAGTTCGTCGATCGCGGCGT
Proteins encoded in this window:
- a CDS encoding leucyl/phenylalanyl-tRNA--protein transferase, which codes for MLIASLSRPRPKSPWSAIDLRAAPPEGPVAFGDDLRPETLLGAYRQGLYPFPAEGPEHRLINEISYEPEVAAGRVKLLPGSTEPYAVAWCSPDPRPLILVDRARVQRSLRRQLRQGPQWTTTVDVCFERVVRQCRTGRTERWLTDELLAAMVRLHQAGYAHSVEVWEGRELVGGTFGVRVGPVFSADSQFTLRSGAGKVAVVDLTRRLAEAGGTAVDVQYDGDHVRLLGARPVPRAHYLDLLHSPDHGTALKTGPLPARRLAD
- a CDS encoding alkaline phosphatase family protein, whose protein sequence is MPEATRSRHVLVVGIDGVRLDTLATAATPHLDAIAAAGFLAPVTIDPGTPTMSGPCWATIVTGVRVDKHAVWSNDFTGNRLQIFPDFTTRLHLQDARHTYVAAGWQPLLTVNNGGPMFREPARMSYAAAPADTPEAWDDTDELITTDAERVLTEDHPEAAFVYLGAVDETGHVLGCGQEYKDAIVRADARLGRLVAAVRDRVTYEAEDWTIIVVTDHGHRPEGGHGGRSDLEETAWIACAGPDMAAGPPDRPLHHEDVAAQVFASLGRVPDSHWTLDGRAWSKS
- a CDS encoding amino acid adenylation domain-containing protein gives rise to the protein MANDGKTSVHESFALRAAEQPDASAVEQGDQRITYAELDARADQLAHRLRAAGVRRGSVVLVHLERSIDLIVSMLATFKAGAAYLPVEPGAPEQRLAGFLAEAGCAAVIAGAEGRERIPVGAGLPVIEPGPVAEPLPVGGDGAPTGRSPKPLDDSPDDLAYLIYTSGSTGTPKGVRVGHASLAHLLAEINTSYGIGPGGRVLQFAAITFDTAIEQTLVTLLNGATLILPDRLWAPSELAGQLAGRGVTVMDLTPSYWRAFLAELDRAPAELPVRLTIVGGSAVHAEDCRTALRLLPASRLVNAYGLTETTITSTTMEITEQVLPASGPAPVGRPLPGTTVHVLGEDLRPVPAGERGEIYIAGSGVALGYLSPDAERGRFVPDPERPGARMYRTGDLGGWTRDGNLEIAGRADRQLKVRGFRVEPAEIEATLTGHDLIADAAVTTYGRGGDTAIAAYCTAARIDEVPPTIRELRAYVAERLPDYMVPAAFVLLPELPLTTHGKVDLAALPEPEPTASGSEGPDEAGGSTMVERIVAGLWRQVLDMEQVAPEDNFFDLGGNSILAAELLAKVRASLGVLITQVRPLIRLLLQDATLRGFSAAVESARAGSLEGDDAKRVDFTAEAELGVTVEPAPADPANWRRPAHIFLTGATGFLGIYLLRELLTTTDATVHCLVRADDTAHARARLTANARHYLQGDLGEYRDRIVAVPGDLAAPRLGLSEPQFDALAALVDVIHHPGGLVNFIYPYSHMRPANVEGTREIIRMAARYRNAPVHYTSTMAVISGFGTAGVHHVTEQTPAAHADHLSVGYVESKWVAEALLQNAAKAGLPVAIYRAADISGDRATGAWNTATEMCAMKKFIVDTGTAPVAELPLDYTPVDLFAAAVAHIAARAEPPTGEVYHLTNPGKVNVSLLTERLRAHDHEIREVGWDEWLDEVVRIAVEEPGHPMTPFAPLFIDRDSTGVMSVAEMYLEATFPHFTRDNVEAALHGSGIDIPPVDAEMLDRYIRYLTDIEFL
- a CDS encoding Gfo/Idh/MocA family protein produces the protein MPPVTLLVVGAGDRGTGHARWALGHPDRAKVIGVAEPREVRRTRLVEEHGIEPANVVADWKEFTARGKIADAVLICTQDRQHVEPAAAFAALGYDIMLEKPMALDEESCREIVSAVERAGVLLAVGHVLRYTPYTRALKDIVDSGRIGKVMSVQHLEPVGFWHQAHSYVRGNWRRADEATSMLMAKSCHDLDWLQYVVGQPPSRVSSFGSLSHFTAENRPAGAADRCLDCPSSVEASCPYSAKRLYGGKLERQELHWPLSVVVDEFTSDALQVALREGPYGRCVYACDNDVVDHQVVNMEFADGATASFTMTAFAELANRSTRIFGTHGELSGDGETIRVYDFATRTEEVVDPDPGGEMSAAGGHGGGDAGLMDAFVEAVATKSPDAIRSGPRDSLASHLAVLAAERARISGTVEDVPSLS